AAATGCTGACAGGTGGAGTATCAAGTTTCACAGGCGCTAATATTGTCTCTAGGTTGTTTTCATATTCTTTTCATTTTCTCATATTGTTGTCATAAATTGCAACTGGATTTCTCAAAAACCGACAGCTTGATCAAAACGGATTTGTTCTAAACTGCGATCGCTCTGCTTATATACTGCAAACGGTTCATAGTTTAACCAAATATGAAACCCCTCTGGTAAACCTCTCCCCGCACCCCTCCCTGACCCTCCCCTACAAGGGAGGGAAAAGGAGCAGCTTTTATAATTGGAGAGGCTTTGAAGCTTGTTCTTTGTATGATAAAAAAGTCCAGTTTCTAGCCGTTTTGAGTATACTCGTCAAGAGGCAATATCAAGCAAATAGCAGTATTTATTTTTTGCATAAAGACTATTGATGAGAATACGCGCTTAATTAATGATATTAAAAAGTCATCTAAAACAAAATCTCTGATCATAATTTTGAGTGCTAAAATACCAGACATAAAGCGAATTGAAGATGTTCATGTCAGAAATTCTTTTAAATTCTCTATATAATTATTTGTTAAAAAAAGTAAGAAATATGAAAATACAGAGTTTTAAGTTCAGTAACAATAAAGAAAATTGGCACATTGAGGAAGTTAAATTTGAGGATCTAAATTTACTTGTTGGTGGTTCTGGAGTTGGAAAGACAAGAATTTTAAAGGCACTTAATTTAATTTGTGATGTTGCAAAAGGTATAAATCGCAATTTAGATGATTTGGAATGGAGTATTAACTTCTCTCATTTAGGACAAAATTATAGATGGGAATTAAAAAGTTCCTCAACTAAAAACAAAGAAATGTTTCTCAACGTAAATGAATCAGAGCAACCCGAAATTGTGTATGAAAAATTAGTTCGATATGATGATAATTCTGAATTAGAGATACTTCTCCGCACTGACTTATATTCAAAATTCAATAACGAAAAATTACCTAAATTGAAAAGAACTGAAAGTGCAATTACTCTTCTTTCAGAAGAAGATTTAATTATTCCAGTTCGTAAAGCATTTGAGAGATTAATATTTAACTTTGAAACTCGTCAACAATCAATGATTGGACTTGGTTTTAATTTTTCTAAAATACTAGAAATTCAGAATTATAAAGAATTTGTTGCTGATTTTCCGCCAGTCTTAAAGGCTTTTTATTTACAGAAAGTTTTTACAGATGTTTTCAATGAAATTAAAGAACGTTACATTGATGTTTTTCCAGAAGTAAAAGATGTGAGAGTTAGTAGTAAGAGAGATTCATATGGTGATTTTATGCTATTCTTGGAAATTCAAGAAAATGGTTTAGAAGACTGGATTCCTCAAGAGCGAATTTCATCCGGTATGTTTCGTACTTTAATTTTTTTAATTGAAGTAATTACTGCTCCTGAAGAATCCGTGATTTTAATTGATGAATTTGAAAATAGTTTAGGGATTAACTGTATGGCTGAACTAACAGACTTTATCCTTGATAAATCCCCAGATGTACAGTTTATACTTACTAGCCATCATCCATATATTATCAATAATATTCCTTGGAAAACTTGGCAAATAGTTAGTAAATCTGGAAATAAAGTCAAAGTTAGAAAATCTTTAAATATTCCAGAACTTAACACAGCTTCTAGTTTGGATAAGTTTACTCAATTAGTTAATTTACTTGATAGTGAGGAAGTTTCTGAGTGAATCTTTTATTTTTAGTAGAGGGGGGAAAGACAGAACCAAAAGTATATAAAGCATGGTTACAACATTTATTTCCTAGCTTAACTTTTGTTATTAGACCTGAAGATATGACAATAAATACTTGTCGAATTATCGCAGGTGATGGTTATCCAAATATGGTGAGTAAGCCTAAGCAATATCCAGGAGTTTCTCGACTGGAAGCCTGTTTAATTGATATAGAAAAATTCGGTAATGTCAATCATTTTTTTATATGTATTGACTCCGAAGAAAATTCTTATATTGATCGTTTTCATGAAGTTAAATCTAAACTTAATGATCTAAAGTCAGGCTACAATATAGATAGCTCAAAAACAGAGATTCATATAATAATTCAGCATTGCTGTATTGAAACATGGGCATTAGGTAATGCAGAAATTCCTAACGAATATAGTTCAAGTGGAAGTTCTCCAGTTTTATCGGAGTTTCAGGCATATTACGATATTTTGGTAAATGATCCTGAAGAAATGTCCTCCTTTCCACCTGGATATATTTTTAGGACAAAAGCGAAATTTCATGAACGTTATCTCAAAGAATATCTCCAACAATTTGGTTTGTCCTACACTAAAAAAGATCCAAAGGTTGTAGAGGGTAAAAAGTATCTAGATGCGTTAAAAAAGCGATGTGAATCAATGAATCATTTATCTAGCTTGAAATTATTGTTAGATATATGGGATAGCATAGAAACTTTGTAAGCAGTAGCAAAATTTAGGTACATAAAGATGAATCTCCCATTGATTACTGCGCTC
The DNA window shown above is from Anabaena sp. WA102 and carries:
- a CDS encoding AAA family ATPase encodes the protein MSEILLNSLYNYLLKKVRNMKIQSFKFSNNKENWHIEEVKFEDLNLLVGGSGVGKTRILKALNLICDVAKGINRNLDDLEWSINFSHLGQNYRWELKSSSTKNKEMFLNVNESEQPEIVYEKLVRYDDNSELEILLRTDLYSKFNNEKLPKLKRTESAITLLSEEDLIIPVRKAFERLIFNFETRQQSMIGLGFNFSKILEIQNYKEFVADFPPVLKAFYLQKVFTDVFNEIKERYIDVFPEVKDVRVSSKRDSYGDFMLFLEIQENGLEDWIPQERISSGMFRTLIFLIEVITAPEESVILIDEFENSLGINCMAELTDFILDKSPDVQFILTSHHPYIINNIPWKTWQIVSKSGNKVKVRKSLNIPELNTASSLDKFTQLVNLLDSEEVSE